The Henckelia pumila isolate YLH828 chromosome 2, ASM3356847v2, whole genome shotgun sequence genome includes a window with the following:
- the LOC140878099 gene encoding uncharacterized protein, which produces MISNPSWEKIVETDASDIGFGVMKPVSFSDMKCDIPELKGDNYKIWKERIILQLGWMDIDYAIRKDEPPAITENNIPDDVDLYEKWERSNRFCHNNVKDLLKAIDEQFQSSDKALVSTLIMEFSSLRLTNVRGVREHIMKMRDIAA; this is translated from the exons ATGATTTCTAATCCTAGTTGGGAGAAAATTGTTGAAACAGATGCTTCTGATATAGGCTTTGGAG TTATGAAACCTGTGAGTTTTTCTGATATGAAATGTGATATTCCCGAACTAAAGGgcgataattataaaatatggaAAGAAAGAATTATTCTTCAATTAGGGTGGATGGATATTGATTATGCTATTCGAAAAGACGAACCACCTGCTATTACTGAAAACAACATTCCGGATGATGTTGATCTTTATGAAAAGTGGGAGCGATCTAATCGATTCTGC CATAATAATGTTAAAGATTTACTGAAGGCTATTGATGAACAGTTCCAGTCTTCAGATAAGGCACTTGTCAGCACCCTAATTATGGAATTCTCTTCATTAAGACTCACCAATGTGAGAGGTGTGCGCGAGCACATCATGAAAATGCGAGATATAGCGGCTTGA